TACATTAACTTATGATGAAAAGAGGGATGTGTTTGTGGATATAAATAAATATGCACTTTTTGTAAAAGCAGCTGAAATTGGAAATTTGACAAGAGCTGCTACGCAATTAAGCTATACCCAGACTGCGGCCAGCCATATGATTTCTTCTTTAGAAGATGAGCTAGGAGTTAAACTTCTGTATCGTGGAAGAAATGGAGTTTCTGTAACAGAAGAAGGGGAACAGATTTTAAGCTTGGCAAAGGAAATTGTGATAAATGATGAGAGGATACATCAAATTATTAGCCAGGAAGGAGTATACAGAGGAAATGTGCGAATTGGAGTTATTACTAGTGTGGCGGTGCAGTGGATGCCTAAAATAATTAGAAAATTTCGCAAAGAATATCCGCTGGTAGAGCTTCAGATAAATGATGCCATTAATTATGAATGGATTAAAGATTGGTTTTCCAAGGATGAAATTGATTGTGCTTTTACTGCAGAAAATGGAATGACTAATTGTAATGATATTCCACTAATATCTGATCCTTATTATGTAATCATGTCTAAGCACCATCCCCTTTGTAGATATGAAAAAATTACAAAGGAACTACTGGCAGGGGAAACTTTTGTTATTCCAAGTGAAGGAACTAATTATTCTATCGGAAGAATTTTGCGGCAAGCAAAGGGCAGGTTACTAGAACATACTAGATTTTTAAGCGATCAATCAACTATTGCGTTGGTTCGAAGTGAATGTGGTATCAGTATTTTACCGGAACTGGTATTAAATTCTTATTCATGTGAGGGACTAGTTAGGAGAAAATTGGAGCCTAAGGTTAGTAGAACCATTTGCCTTTGTCTCCCGAATAGAAAATATATAAGTCCTAGTACAAAGGCTTTTGTGGCATTTGTACAAAAGTGGGCACAGAAGAGATAGTTTAGACTTAAAAGATTTCAAAGAAAAATTAATATATAGCGTGATTTCAACAAGTGTGAAATGAAAGCTTAAAAGTTTAAAAGAAGTACTCCTTTATGAATAAATGGCATAATTTATATCTGAATATTATGATTTATTTAAAAAAAGTAGGAAAAAATTAAAAAAGTGTTGACAAAGGCATGCGTACAGTTTAAAATTAAATTCATCAAAGAAAAGTGATGATGGAGATAAGTAAAAAAAATATTTCACCAACAGTGAACTGGAGATAGTGTGAATCCAGTGGCAGAGTTTTTTTGAATAACACTCCGGAATTGCAAACTGAAATATTTGCAAACTGTACCTTAAACTAAATGTTTGAGATAGGTTCAAATTAAAGTAGGAGCGTCGTATTCCATGCGTTATTTGGATACCAGTAGTAGCTGGAAAGAGACCATTATTATATGGTAAATTAGGTGGCACCGCGGATAAGCATCAATTCGTCCTATTGTTTTATTTAGGATAAATTGATGCTGTTTTTATAACCAAGGAGGAATATTAATATGTGTACAATTATGTGCTATACAGGAACGGATATGAAACATGAAAAATTTGCAGAGGCATTGCAGAGAACTGAGTCCAGAGGACCGGATATGACGGAAATTCTTACTTTGCCATCTGGTATTTTGGGTTTTCAAAGACTTTCTATTATGGATTTAAGTTTTAGTGGAATGCAGCCATTCACAAGGAAAACAGATGCAGCTATCTGTAATGGTGAAATTTATGGCTTTCGTAAAATTAAAGAAGAACTAATAAAAAAAGGACATAAGTTTATTTCTGACAGTGATTGTGAAATATTACTTCCTATGTACTATGAATATGGGCTGGATATGTTTTCAAAATTAGATGCAGAATTTGCAACTATTATATATGATGGAAAAAAGGACAGATATATTGCAGCACGAGATCCAATTGGAATTCGTCCTTTATTTTATGGCTATTCTTCATCAGGTAAGATCATGTTTGCAAGTGAAGCTAAAAACTTGGTTGGTCTTACATATAAAATTATGTCATTTCCACCAGGACATTACTATGCTGATGGTAAATTTACGTGCTATTGTGATATAGCAGCAACAGAAAGTGATTACTGCAAGGATGACTTAGAAACTATTTGCAGCAATATTCATGATAAATTGGTAGCTGGTGTAGAAAAACGTATGGATGCTGATGCTCCTGTAGGATTCTTGTTAAGTGGTGGTTTAGATAGTTCACTCGTATGTGCAATTGCTCAAAAAATGAATCCTGAAAAACCAATTAAAACATTTGCTATAGGTATGACTGAAGATGCAATTGATTTAAAATATGCAAAGGAAGTTGCAGATTACATTCATAGTGATCATACTGTTGTTTATATGACAAAAGAAGAAGTAATTGAATCACTTGACGAGGTTATTAAAATTCTTGGAACATACGATATTACTACAATAAGAGCAAGTATGGGAATGTATTTGATTTGCAAGAAAATACATGAGATTTCTGATGTAAGAGTGCTTCTCACTGGTGAAATTTCTGATGAATTATTTGGCTATAAATATACTGATTTTGCTCCAAATGCAGAAGAATTTCAAAAGGAATCACAAAAGAGAATTCGTGAACTTTATATGTACGATGTACTTCGTGCAGACCGCTGTATTAGTTCAAATTCTTTAGAAGCAAGAGTACCATTTGGCGATTTAGATTTTGTAAAATATGTTATGTCCATTGATCCGGAAAAGAAATTAAACAAATATAACATGGGTAAGTACCTTTTGAGACATTCATTTGAGGGTGATTACTTGCCACATGATATTTTATATCGTGAAAAAGCAGCATTTAGTGATGCTGTAGGGCATTCTATGGTAGATTATTTAAAGGAATATGCAGAAACATATTATTCTGATGAAGAATTTGAAAAGCTGTGTAAAAAATATGAATACTATGTTAAACCATTTACAAAGGAATCATTGCTGTACAGAGAAATTTTTGAAAAATATTATCCAGGACAAGCAGATATGATAGTAGACTTTTGGATGCCAAACAAAGAATGGGAAGGTTGTAACGTAAACGACCCTAGTGCTAGGGCATTGTCAAATTATGGTGCTAGCGGTAAATAATTAAGAAAACCTAAGTTGATTTATTTTATTAAATAGGACAAGGATATTTTTGAAGCAAACGTAAGTAGTTCGTCACTTACGTTTGTTTTATTGAATTTAAACATATTAGTAAAGTAAATACTCCTATAATAAGTTACTTATTATTTTATAGTTTTAGAATTAGTATTTTGAATATCGAACATAAATTTAATTAAATAATCTAAGAATTTGGTTACATATTTATTGTTTATTGAATGATGATTTTGTATAGCATAAATATTACGTCTGCATTTTGGTTCATTGATAGGAATCATTACTGCATTTTTTGCAGTTAATTTTCCAAAAGAATATTCAGGCCAAAAAGCTATACCAAAATTAGAGTCTATTAGATTCTTAATACATTCCTGATTATCACTTTCGAAGATAATTTTAGGCTTAAATCCTTCAAGCTTACAATAATTATCGCATATAATTCGAAGGGGCCTTGCTCCAGAAAAACTGATAAAACCATCCTGCTTTATTTGCTTTAAAGAAACAGATTTCATGGAAGCATATTTGCTGATATTAGGAACAGCTAAGAATATTTTTTCTTTAAGCAGTAAAATGCTGTCTTTGGGGATTTTGTCAGAGGCATTACATGAAATGCATAGATCAAAATCTGTTTTCTGTGGATCCTGTAATAGACGAAAAATTACTTCTGGATATAGCTTTTTGAAAGAAATGATAGATTGTGTAATTAGAGCTGATGCAGCTAAAATATTTAGATGTATAGTACATGCAGCATACTTATTAGTTTGTTTTAACCGTTCGGGAAGTGAGTCTAATGTATTTATAATAGGTAGTAATTCAGATTGCAGCAATTTGCCGCAATCATTTAGATGGATTCTCCTATTTTTTCGCTCAAAAAGTGACACACCAAGACCTTCTTCTAAGTGTTTAATAGATTGGGACAGTGCTGGCTGCGCAATATGCAAATAGCGAGCAGCTTTAGTCATGTGTTCATATTTAGCAGTAACAAGAAAATATTTTAATTGAAGAATATCCATAATGGCCTCCATAATATGATAAGAAAATACTTATTAATCTAATAAATATTATATATTTTAATTTATTAAGAAGCAACGTTATAATAAAAATGTTGGAAAATGTAAGTTTATTATACGAGGAGGCTCTTGTATGAAGATAAAAAGCACTTTGGAAAAAGCTACTAAACAAGTTATTGTGAATAAAATTGTTGATTATCTTGACAAAAATCCACAAGAAAATGTAAATAAGATATTTACAGCTATAAAAATGTTAACAAAAGATAAATCCGCATTATCTCAGATCGAGTTTGTTGAAAATTACTATAATAGAGATAAGTACAAGCATGAATATATCCAGGATATTTTAAAAAATACGGATACTAAGTGTTTAAAAAAGTTTTTTACTAATTTTTTTGCAAATGCAAATTGGTATGCTGGTCCTGAAAGACAAAAATATATGGATGAAGAGGATACTAAAATACCTTTTGTTATGCTTTTAAGTCCATCTATGAGATGTCCACTTCACTGTAAAGGGTGTTATGCTTCTAGTTTTAGTAAAAAGGATGATATTGCGCCAGAGGAAGTTGATAGAATTATAGGGGAGGCAAGAGATCTTGGAATTTACTATATCATTATTTTAGGTGGTGAGCCTTTTTTCAATGATTATCTTCTAGATATATATGAAAAGTATGATGATGTAATGTTTACACCGTTTACCAGTGGACTTTTAATTAATGAAAAAATTGCGGAAAGACTTAAGAAATGTGGTAATGTAATACCTATGCTTTCAGTTGAGGGATTTGAAAATGATACTGATGCTCGTAGAGGAAAGGGAACATACCAGAAAGTTTTAAGAGCTATGGACATGCTCCATGAAAGGGGAATATTGTTTGGAGTATCTTCAGCGGTTACGAGAACTAATATAAATACAGTACTTAGTGATGAATTTACCGATATGTTAATTGAAAAGGGTTCAAAAATGAGCTGGTACTTTTTGTTCATGCCAGTTAATGGTGAGAATGAAGATTTTAATATGATGCTTACGGCAGAACAGAGAGACTATCTTGGAAAAAGATGCAGGGAAATAAGAGCTAACAAGCCATATTTTACTATAGATTTTTTTAATGATGCTCCATATGTAGGTGGATGTATAGCAGGAAAATATTATTTCCATGTTAATTCAAAAGAAGATGTTGAGCCGTGTATATTCTCTCACTTTTCAACAGTTAACTTAAAGGGAAGGCATTTAATTGATGCTTTCAGGAATCCTTTTTTCAAAAAATTAAGATCAATACAACCTTATAATAGGAATATGTTAAGACCGTGTATGATGATAGATAATACGAATATTATAATTGATGTATGCAAAGAAGTTGGAGCAAAACCTGATGACTCCGGGGCAAAAAAAATACTTCATGACAATGAATTTCATAAAAGAATAACAAAATCATCAGAAGAGTTTGCGCCATATGCGGAAAAGACATGGGAAGATTTTTTTAAACAAAAAGGCAATGATAATTTTGCAAGAGGATAGATAAATAAAATGTTCATTTTATGAGAAAATAGGAGACATAATACTATGTAGTAAAAATTCATACTACATAGTATAAATTTTTACTATATTTCAAATTAAACATGATAGAAACAAAAACTTAACTATAAATTACTAGCTTTTTTTCCATGAATAATCCAAATAATTAATCCTATAAAAAAGCCACAGAATGCTGGTAATAACCATCCAAACCCATAATCAAAACCAGGTAAATACAAATGAGCAAAGTTAACAAGCTGTGATATTATATCACTTTTTACAAATGGATCAGGCAGCGCCTTACAAAAATCAAAAAATGCTGCAATACCTGTTAGCACAGTTGTCCATCTATAAATATCATTTTGTTTATGTATAAATGGAGTTAATAGCGATAATACAATTAAAGTAATTGCCAATGGATATAAAAACATAAGTACTGGTAAGGATAACTTAATTATGCTGTTTAATCCAAAGTTGGCAATTGCAAAGGAACAAACTGTAAATAAAATTGCATATTTTTTATAAGGAATGGATTTTGGAAACATTTCACTAAACATTTCAGAACAAGAGGTAATTAGTCCAATAGCTGTCTTTACACATGCAATTGCTACGATAGCTGCTAATAACACTTTGCCAACAAAACCAAAATAATGATTACTTACCATAGATAAAATACTTCCACCATTATCAGCACGTTTTATACTGCCTAAG
The genomic region above belongs to Clostridium sp. AWRP and contains:
- a CDS encoding LysR family transcriptional regulator yields the protein MDILQLKYFLVTAKYEHMTKAARYLHIAQPALSQSIKHLEEGLGVSLFERKNRRIHLNDCGKLLQSELLPIINTLDSLPERLKQTNKYAACTIHLNILAASALITQSIISFKKLYPEVIFRLLQDPQKTDFDLCISCNASDKIPKDSILLLKEKIFLAVPNISKYASMKSVSLKQIKQDGFISFSGARPLRIICDNYCKLEGFKPKIIFESDNQECIKNLIDSNFGIAFWPEYSFGKLTAKNAVMIPINEPKCRRNIYAIQNHHSINNKYVTKFLDYLIKFMFDIQNTNSKTIK
- the asnB gene encoding asparagine synthase B, giving the protein MCTIMCYTGTDMKHEKFAEALQRTESRGPDMTEILTLPSGILGFQRLSIMDLSFSGMQPFTRKTDAAICNGEIYGFRKIKEELIKKGHKFISDSDCEILLPMYYEYGLDMFSKLDAEFATIIYDGKKDRYIAARDPIGIRPLFYGYSSSGKIMFASEAKNLVGLTYKIMSFPPGHYYADGKFTCYCDIAATESDYCKDDLETICSNIHDKLVAGVEKRMDADAPVGFLLSGGLDSSLVCAIAQKMNPEKPIKTFAIGMTEDAIDLKYAKEVADYIHSDHTVVYMTKEEVIESLDEVIKILGTYDITTIRASMGMYLICKKIHEISDVRVLLTGEISDELFGYKYTDFAPNAEEFQKESQKRIRELYMYDVLRADRCISSNSLEARVPFGDLDFVKYVMSIDPEKKLNKYNMGKYLLRHSFEGDYLPHDILYREKAAFSDAVGHSMVDYLKEYAETYYSDEEFEKLCKKYEYYVKPFTKESLLYREIFEKYYPGQADMIVDFWMPNKEWEGCNVNDPSARALSNYGASGK
- a CDS encoding LysR family transcriptional regulator; its protein translation is MQIIQWNYDEISCNTLTYDEKRDVFVDINKYALFVKAAEIGNLTRAATQLSYTQTAASHMISSLEDELGVKLLYRGRNGVSVTEEGEQILSLAKEIVINDERIHQIISQEGVYRGNVRIGVITSVAVQWMPKIIRKFRKEYPLVELQINDAINYEWIKDWFSKDEIDCAFTAENGMTNCNDIPLISDPYYVIMSKHHPLCRYEKITKELLAGETFVIPSEGTNYSIGRILRQAKGRLLEHTRFLSDQSTIALVRSECGISILPELVLNSYSCEGLVRRKLEPKVSRTICLCLPNRKYISPSTKAFVAFVQKWAQKR
- a CDS encoding radical SAM protein, whose product is MKIKSTLEKATKQVIVNKIVDYLDKNPQENVNKIFTAIKMLTKDKSALSQIEFVENYYNRDKYKHEYIQDILKNTDTKCLKKFFTNFFANANWYAGPERQKYMDEEDTKIPFVMLLSPSMRCPLHCKGCYASSFSKKDDIAPEEVDRIIGEARDLGIYYIIILGGEPFFNDYLLDIYEKYDDVMFTPFTSGLLINEKIAERLKKCGNVIPMLSVEGFENDTDARRGKGTYQKVLRAMDMLHERGILFGVSSAVTRTNINTVLSDEFTDMLIEKGSKMSWYFLFMPVNGENEDFNMMLTAEQRDYLGKRCREIRANKPYFTIDFFNDAPYVGGCIAGKYYFHVNSKEDVEPCIFSHFSTVNLKGRHLIDAFRNPFFKKLRSIQPYNRNMLRPCMMIDNTNIIIDVCKEVGAKPDDSGAKKILHDNEFHKRITKSSEEFAPYAEKTWEDFFKQKGNDNFARG
- the brnQ gene encoding branched-chain amino acid transport system II carrier protein, which translates into the protein MTSVGKRKHHALACCFAARTTCLLYLTIGPLFAIPRTATVAFEVGIHPFISSGDLKLGLFIFSLIFFVFTIYFSLRPGQILDWIGKYLTPIFLVLLSILLIATFIKPMGQVNQYAAQGKYIAQPLFTGLLDGYNTMDALASLAFAIIIISNIRKLGIKNPNLIAVETCKSGLVSVVGMAVIYSSLAYMGATSLGSIKRADNGGSILSMVSNHYFGFVGKVLLAAIVAIACVKTAIGLITSCSEMFSEMFPKSIPYKKYAILFTVCSFAIANFGLNSIIKLSLPVLMFLYPLAITLIVLSLLTPFIHKQNDIYRWTTVLTGIAAFFDFCKALPDPFVKSDIISQLVNFAHLYLPGFDYGFGWLLPAFCGFFIGLIIWIIHGKKASNL